The following proteins are encoded in a genomic region of Dyadobacter sp. UC 10:
- a CDS encoding tetratricopeptide repeat protein: MKRLIFVSALSLFSFAAFSQDDAVNKALVDGFRKDKEKSDKDVSDPKASAKASFWMERAKLYENIASQASEVDSSAAKTAMEAYKKVVELDVTKKGEPGKSSKEATSALTAGEGTQLFNAFVKQGAEKYQAKNLNGALEMFTMAQDINKKDTLASLYGGIAAQQLDKKEEAKKSFEAYAANGGKDPSVFYGLAQLYRAENNFDKAIETLNTGLKQAPNNKDLKAEIVNILLASGKEEQAIQELEALAQSDPKNTQNIVNLAILYDNMQRTANDKIKQISTKMGAGSNSVATMTKNLESEKGKIEVYDGEVKRISGLIKKQPKNADLKRQLADVNAKKKETLEAIAKMEGEVSAAQAAAKGNDTAAMEKELADLKAKQADASAKAMANYKKVLEIDPANYDALFNLGVFYFNEAVILKGEVDNMNMTDYQAKGKEIEGRVCGKFKKAKPYFEKAIQAKDEAEAKETLGIVNGVLEQFASKNVACVEEQ; this comes from the coding sequence ATGAAAAGACTGATTTTTGTATCTGCACTAAGCCTTTTCAGCTTCGCAGCATTTTCGCAGGACGACGCTGTCAACAAGGCTCTGGTAGACGGATTTCGAAAGGATAAAGAGAAAAGCGATAAAGATGTAAGCGATCCAAAGGCAAGTGCAAAAGCTTCATTTTGGATGGAACGCGCCAAACTTTACGAAAACATCGCTTCCCAGGCTTCTGAGGTTGACTCTAGTGCAGCAAAAACTGCTATGGAAGCTTACAAGAAGGTAGTCGAGCTTGACGTGACCAAAAAGGGAGAGCCGGGAAAATCTTCGAAAGAAGCTACCAGCGCGCTTACGGCAGGAGAGGGTACACAGCTTTTCAATGCCTTCGTAAAACAAGGTGCCGAAAAATATCAGGCTAAAAACTTGAACGGTGCATTGGAAATGTTCACAATGGCGCAGGATATCAATAAAAAAGATACACTCGCTTCTTTGTACGGTGGTATCGCAGCGCAACAGCTTGATAAGAAGGAAGAAGCTAAGAAATCCTTTGAAGCTTATGCAGCGAACGGTGGTAAAGATCCAAGCGTTTTTTACGGACTGGCTCAATTGTACCGTGCGGAAAACAATTTCGATAAAGCAATCGAAACGCTTAATACCGGTTTGAAACAGGCTCCAAACAACAAAGACCTGAAAGCGGAGATCGTTAACATCTTGTTAGCTTCGGGAAAAGAGGAGCAGGCAATTCAGGAACTTGAAGCACTGGCGCAATCTGATCCCAAGAATACGCAAAACATCGTTAATCTGGCTATTTTGTATGATAACATGCAGCGCACGGCTAACGATAAGATCAAGCAGATTTCGACCAAAATGGGAGCTGGAAGTAATTCTGTTGCTACCATGACGAAGAACCTGGAAAGCGAGAAAGGGAAAATTGAAGTTTACGACGGCGAGGTAAAGCGTATCAGCGGGCTAATTAAAAAGCAGCCAAAAAACGCCGATTTGAAACGCCAGCTAGCCGACGTGAATGCGAAGAAAAAAGAGACGCTTGAAGCTATTGCCAAAATGGAAGGCGAAGTAAGCGCTGCCCAGGCCGCTGCCAAAGGAAATGATACCGCAGCGATGGAGAAAGAACTTGCAGACCTGAAAGCCAAACAAGCTGATGCAAGCGCGAAAGCGATGGCTAACTATAAGAAAGTTCTGGAAATTGATCCGGCAAACTACGATGCACTCTTCAACCTTGGCGTATTCTACTTCAATGAGGCGGTTATACTGAAAGGTGAAGTTGACAACATGAACATGACTGATTACCAGGCAAAAGGTAAAGAAATCGAAGGTCGTGTGTGTGGCAAATTCAAAAAGGCAAAACCATATTTTGAAAAAGCAATTCAGGCGAAGGACGAAGCGGAAGCAAAAGAAACGCTTGGAATTGTTAACGGAGTGTTGGAGCAATTTGCCAGCAAAAATGTTGCTTGTGTTGAGGAGCAATAG